GGTCTAATGGTTCTATAAGTTCCCCAGAACTTTTTAGATGCTTGTCCTTTTACTATAATTTCTGATCCCCTACATGTTTTCTTTAGCATCGTTAAGACATATTCTTCCCAAAGAATGTTCATATCAAATAGCAGTGCTAACATCTTTTCTTTTCCTGATTTTATGTCTGGAGAATAGTTCAATAATATTAAACGAGCTAATTCTAATGCCTTTGTATAGGCTATAGTTTTCCTGTTTAAGCTTACTTTGTTTAGAACCTTTTCATTTATTTGAATTCTAGATACTGTTGGGAAATTCATTTTGATACGCTTACAAGCATCACTTAAACGAGTTCCTTTTGTAAATTGATCTACCACATACAAAGCTTCGTTTAGTACTTGATGTAGTTGATGATTGGTATCATATACTTGATGTGTGGTGTAAAAACGTTCTTTATGAACTAAATTATGACGTAGGTTTCCAGCAAATTCTAACTTTCCTTTGAGTACTGTACTGTTAGAGGTGTTTTTTCTATATTGTTTTACCAAACCACTGTGAATTAAAAACTGTAGTTCTTTTAGGTATATTTCAAAATAAATTTCTAATAGGTTTAAATTTTGTCTATTTACATTGGCTGCTCCTATGGTTTCTACTTTTAAACGACCTGTGGTTTTTAGCATTTGCAACAATACCTCTCTCCACAAGTTTTCTTCTTTATTTTTATCTACTTTGGGAAGTATTTCTATGGTTAAATCTTCTACCTGAATGATCCCTACGAATTGTTTTATCTTAATTCCTTTAGCTATACCCTCAAAATATTTGTTGTCATGAAATTCATTGAACCTTAATAAGGCATCTAGTTTCTCTTGATTCATGTATTGATGAG
Above is a genomic segment from Wenyingzhuangia fucanilytica containing:
- a CDS encoding McrC family protein codes for the protein MKQITLFEHDRLTLTHQYMNQEKLDALLRFNEFHDNKYFEGIAKGIKIKQFVGIIQVEDLTIEILPKVDKNKEENLWREVLLQMLKTTGRLKVETIGAANVNRQNLNLLEIYFEIYLKELQFLIHSGLVKQYRKNTSNSTVLKGKLEFAGNLRHNLVHKERFYTTHQVYDTNHQLHQVLNEALYVVDQFTKGTRLSDACKRIKMNFPTVSRIQINEKVLNKVSLNRKTIAYTKALELARLILLNYSPDIKSGKEKMLALLFDMNILWEEYVLTMLKKTCRGSEIIVKGQASKKFWGTYRTIRPDIVLQKGAETIIIDTKWKKPKNSQPSIEDLRQMYTYARFWNTSKVMLLYPGEGTSSPFKSYHNNQIDGVEHQCKISFASVLDNQNKLDKMLGVKLLYNLLK